DNA sequence from the Oculatellaceae cyanobacterium genome:
CCAACCTCCGACACACCAGCGACTCGCCAGAAATAGTAGCACAATTGCTCGGCTGGAAATATTACAAAGGTACTACAGGCTGGTACGTCCTCTCCTGCGACCCAATTACAGGCAAGCGGAGTAATAACGGACAATTTAAACCAGATGAACCAATTGATTTTCCTGACTCTGAGCCAGCCAAATACATCAGCTTCCCCAAAAAATCCCAATCTAATAAAGGGATAGAAGCTATTTATCTAGCACTAACTTTAAACGACTGGATCAAAATTAGCGATCACACAGGCATTCCCTTCACAGAAGACGACATTGACAACACGCGAGATGACCTCGGCTTTTGGGCATGGGTACGGAACAATCCCGAAATTCCCATCATTATCACCGAAGGCATCAAGAAAGCAGCTTGCCTGTTAGGTCATGGCTGGGTAGCCATCTGCCTTGCTGGAGTAACTTGCGGACAACGAAGTGGCAAGAAACTACTCGAATCCCTAACACAATTTATCGTACCTGGTCGCCCAATATTTTTAGCATTTGACGCAGACATCGTAGAGAAAACCCCAGTACGCCGCGCCCTCATTCAGTTGTGCCAACTGATCAAACGAACTGACAAAACCTCCATCACTCGCATTATCCAGTGGGATTTAGCACTGGGTAAAGGCTGCGATGACTTAATTGTTAATCACAAAATTGAAGCTTTTGAAACTGCAATGGATGAAGCCATATCTTACTCTCAATGGATCAAGGAGATTAATACCCAATATCAAGAATCATACACAGGCTCATCCAATGGAGGCGGTAACAATAACAATAACAACGGCAATAGTGGAGGCGGTAACGGTGGAGACAACTCAGATTTTAATTCTGACAACCACAACCCGAAACAAAACAACCGCGAATCGCGCTACGAACGCATTTGTAAATCATTAGGACTGCCCTTTGAACACTGCGTCACTGCTGGCACCTTTGATGGCTATGTTTACCGAACTTGTTTTGAAGCGGGAGAAAAAGACTGGAAAACCATTGATACCGCCTTCTACCGCTACACAGGACTAGGCTACTGGCAGAATCAACCAGATAAGCTGCTCCATAAAATTATTACTGATGCTGGAGATAGAGCATTCAAATTAAAACTAAGTAAAGAAGAAGGTTGGGTTGACTCACACCCCTACGAAACTAACAATCATGCCGAGTCAGCCTTTAAATATTGTCGCAAGCGATTAGAACCCATAGAGCCATTACCCACTAACGGGCATATGCGGGCGTTTCGGAACTGTACAGTAGATATGCGAACTGGGGAAACCATGCCCCACAGCCCAGATCATTATCTCACTTCCAGCATTTCCTACGATTATTATCCCAACCGCCCCTGCCCATCGGTTTTTTACCAATTCTTGTGCGATGCCTACGGAGAAGACTTAATCCCCGTCATCCGAGCATTCACTTCCATGTTCCTTGACCCCACAGCCCCTTACGGCGTATTCCCCCACCTGCTCGGTCAATCTGGCAGCGGTAAAGGAACCTTGGGACGGTTGTGGAACAGTTTGTATGGAGACGATGGTTCAGGCAGTGGTGTCTTTTCTGACATTGCCACACCGGAAGGGCGACATCAATATCTTACAGGGAAATCAATTTTTGGTATTCCCGACATTGGCGGCTATGTTACTGGATTACGGGCTTTCTACGAACTGGTAGACAATGGCGAGTTAACTGGACGAGCATTATTCAACCCAACTGGCTACCAAAAAAGTTTCAACTGCCGCTTCTGGGTTGGCTCAGTAGATCATCTCCAGATCGAGAATGCTGGCGATGGCTGGGAGCGTCGCGCTTATCCCATACCCACTCAAGGGAAACCTGCCAAAGTTGACCCAGAGTTGAGACAGAAACTAGAAGCAGTCAAAGCTGACATCATCTCTTGGGCTTTAGCAATGCCGAGGAAAGAACGTGATGCCATCCTTCTGACCCCACCCACCAATCACCGCATCGTTAATTTGAAGCACGATGCTGCCCTCTATGGCGACTCAGTGAAATCTTTTGTGGATCTATGCCTACGACCCACAGAAGAACAAACCATTATGCCTACCCATTTGCTACATAGCTTATACACAGCTTATTGCCAAGCTCACGGTTATGTTGCTTCTGGGATGTCCAAGTTTATTTCGCACTTTAAGAATGTTTTAACTAAAAACTTCGTAGACCGTCGCTGGGGAGCCATGAAAAATGGCTTGCGCCGGATGCAACCAGCCCACTTTACAAATATGGAGATTCTACCAGGAACCTTTGTAGATCTTGCGTCCGACTTTCAATCGTCTAACGGTTATCAAACGGACTCTAAAAGAAGCCACGAACCAGAGTGGAAGTGCCTCAAATCCCACTGCGTTGAAGGTGGGTTGATGGAGTTTGAGGATTTCTGGAATCCCCAGCCACCTGATGATGATCCTGGTACTGATGGTGGCGGCGGTAGCCCCACTCCTCCATTTTCCCCTGATGGTGGAAATATGGATCGGGGTGGATCAGGGTCTACTAAAAATTCCGAATCTACCCTGATCCACCCTCAAACAACGGAAAATCAAGCTTCTAGAGATGTGGATCAGGGTGGATCAGGTGGATCAGGGTTACTTTTGAGCCATGAAAAAAGTTTTGACGAGATCCAAAAACAAACTGAAAATAGTCAACCTCTATCCTCACCCCTGATCCACCCTGATCCAGTCGCTCAAACAACGGAAAATCAATGTGTTCAGGGTAATCAATCAATGCAGCAGCCGGAACTATCCCCTGCCCTCAAGGAGATTGCTGAATTACTCATGCTTGTAGAAACTGGTTCTGATTTAAAAGCAGTGATGCAAATAGCAGCAGAAAAAGGTTTACCTGAAAATTGGAAAAAAATGGTTTGGTCTCATTTAGATAAAAATACTCAAGCCAAGATTAAGCGTCTCAAGCAACAGCAGCTTCCAACTACGCAAGCGCCAGAAGCCATTAAACTTGAGGAAAAATCCTCGCCACCTTTCCCTTCTGTTGATGATTTAGTTTTGCGTAAGCCTACCCCTAAGTATCCTGAAGCTCAAATATGCCGCATTGTTCAAATCACCCCTGGTGGAGCCTATACCGATAACCGCTGGCACATAAGTCACTATGCTTGGGAAAAAGGCGATTATGTGCCGTATTCTGCCGACAGTAATAATGGTGAATATTAAATGTTGCTTGGCATAGATTTAGGAACAGGCTCTGCTAAGACATTACTCTTAGCGACAGACGGAACCGTTATATTGCGGCAAAACAATATCAAAATAAGCCTTATCATTTAGTGAAATTGATTATTCCCATGTCTGAAAAAGCAAAAATTAGTTTATATGATTTATTTTTTACTAAATTTAAAGAATTAAGCGAAATTTTGTTTGAAAATTTTGGACAGAATTTACATCTTTAAATCACAAACTTGAATGGCAGTTGAAGATCACAATAGGGTGCGTATGGGATAGCCGAGGCTTAACCAATCACCACAGATTAAGTTTGCTTTCAGAATGTCCCAAATGTGGAGCTAGGTTTCAAATTTCTCGTTTATGGGCGTATGGATGGTGTTAGCGGTTTTTTAGAACTTTTACAGAAATGAAAACCTTCAAAAAAAAGTTTTTGAAGGCTTTTGCCTAATAAGCAGCAGCAACATAATTAAATTTGTATTTATAAAAAAACTTGTATAATTAGATTTTTTTTGTAGAAGTATACTATCTGATAAAATAGTCAATATGGAAAATTCAAAATTTAATTAATATATAAACATTGATGTTTGAAAAAACTAACGCCATAATTAAAGTTCCTACTGTATTAGATTTATTTTGCGGTGCTGGCGGAATGAGTTTAGGGTTTCAAAATGCTGGTTGTGAAATTCTAGGTGGGATTGATCATAATAGACACGCTATCAAAACTCATCACAAAAATTTTCCTAACACTAAGCATAAGTTTGAAGCAATAAAAATTGAATCTTTAACTGATTTAAGCCAACTAAATATACAGAAAGATGAAGTTGATATTTTAATTGGGGGACCACCATGCCAAGTATTTTCGGTTGTTGGTATTGGAAAAATGAAGTCTTTAGGAATAGATATAAAAACAGATCAAAGAAATTTTTTATACGAACATTTTATTAGATTTATTGAATACTATGCACCTCGCTGTTTTGTTGTTGAAAATGTTAATACTCTTCAAAATCACTGGATATTTAATAACATCTTAAGAGATTTAGAAAAAGGCTTACCCGGAAAAAGAAAAAATTATCCAGGTTATAATATTAAATTTAAGATTTTGACCGCTTCAGATTATGGTGTTCCTCAAGTAAGGAAACGACTATTCATTGTAGGTATTCGTAAAGATTTAAATCTAGACTTTGATTTTCCCGAAATAAGTACACTTTCTCCTGTTGCGGTAGGAGAAGCAATAGGAGATTTACCAGAATTAAAACCTAAATCTCTTGCCTTAAAAAAGAAAAATACTGCTCCAAGACAAATTGATACTCCAAAAAGTTATTTATCTTGTGCAAAATCCGAATATCAGAAATTAATGAGGAGTCAAGCTTTTGAAGGTGAAACTGTAATGAATCATATTTGTCGCGCTCACAACGAAAAAGACTTATATATATTTAGCATCATGCCCCAAGGTGGTAAATATAAAGATATACCTGATGAACTTAAACGCTATAGTGATGAAATTTTTGATGATAAGTATAGGCGTTTAAAATGGGATGAACCATCATGGACGCTGACTGCTCATATGCAAAAAGATTGTTTAGCTTATATTCATCCAACACAAACCAGAAGTATCTCTGTCAGAGAGGCTGCTAGGCTTCAAAGTTTCCCAGATCATTTTGTCTTTGATGCACCTATGACGAGAATGTTTGAGTTAGTTGGCAATTCCGTACCCCCTCTTTTAGCTGAAGCAATAGCTAAACCTATAGTTGAACAACTTCAAGCCTACTATGCTAGTCTTGAGAACAAGGAAACCTAGTATTTATAAGTGACACAGAGGGAAAGCTCAATAAGCTATCAAAGCAATTAGCTATATTCCTAACTTCTTCATCGTGGATAATAATTCCTAGTTCATAATTTTGCTTCATTCCACGCATACTTAAATTAGCCGAACCAATCAAGGCAACTACTCTATCAACTACAATTAGTTTTGAATGCAATTCTTCTACTGCATCATTAAAGTCATAAACTTGGCAATATGGATAGGTAGAAGCTAGATTAATAAAATATTCTTGAATATCTTGAGGCTGCTTATAGAAGCGATTTATAACTACCTTAAATTTGATGCCTCGCTTTAGGCAATCCTCAAATTCTCCAAGAATTTCATCAGCCCCACCAGTAACAGAGTATGCACAAAGTAAAATTTCGTTTTTGGCATCTCTTAATATTTCTTTCAAAGCCGATTTAACAGATCGCACCCCGCTACCCATCCAACCTAATCCAGTAACTACTGTTTGAAGTTTCATGGTAGGTTTTCCAGTAGTAAGGCTCTGTCTAGTAAAGTATTTCTGTGTTCGCAGGATGTTTCTGAAATTAACTGACAAGCATAGCAAGCAGCACCATTCACCTTATCTTCTCCAAATTCTTCCTCAATACAAATTGGGTCATTAGAACAAGCATCCAAATTGCGAAGGGCAGAGTGCAAAATTCTATCAAAATGAGGAACTAAACCAATTAATCCCCCCAATGTCCCATCACCCCCTGATTGGGCTGTATAAAGTAGTAAGCCACCTACTGTTTTATTGTTAATGGTGCAGGTATATACTCTCTCTCGAATTGCGGCTGAAGAGTAACCAGAGTCAACTGAAAAGGCTGTGATTAAACGGTGAGAAAGTGTATGCCACCAAACAAAAACAGGATGGAGATATTCCTGTTTAGTTCCTGGCATAGCCTTAATTTTTCGATAGCCATCGGCTGAATTATAGGCTGTTAGCCAACGACTGTAAGCGTTTCCTTGTAAAGAAAAATGCTCTGAAACCCCTCTTTGCTCAACATCAGACACAACATCTATGAAAATCCCCTCACCAAATAGTTCTACTCCTGGATGCCAAGCAATAGTTTCATTCGCTGGTAGATACTCAACAGGAATGATTGTAGGCTGATTTTCTTCATTACCTGTATCAATTGGTCGGGTGTAACCAATTTGTACCATTACTACTCGTAATCTGCTTAATGGTGTCACCCTTAAAGTTCGACCTGAATCCAACCTGAAGTATCTGACATTTTCTGCATACACTTCAAATTGATTTGGTCCACCAGGTTTATCGGCTCGCTGTGGAGGCGCACCATCACAAGCTGCGTTGCGTAAGCTAGAAAATTCATCTTCTCTTAGTGTTGCTTCGGTCAATTCTCTAGGATTTGTAATTTCACCTAAGATGTCATCAATTGCCCCTAGTATTTCAGGTTCATCATATTGTTTAATCGTTGCGGCAATTGTTGGATCAAGTAGCTGTCCTCTAACTAGGTTATCTAAAAGCTGAACTAACAAATTTTTAGAATTTACAGGTACAGCGACAAGAACACCTAGAATTGCCCGACTTTGAAGCAAGCGATGTAAAGCTGTGTCTAATGGAGGAATAGTTAGAGCAGATCTAATTTCAGAAACTCTCAAGTTAGCTGCGCCACGTTGAATGATTTTAGCTGGTTTATTACAATCTTCTCTGCGATTATTTTCTTCAGGAAAGCGTCCAGAACACGGAAATTTGCGAGAGTAAGCTTCACTAAAATTAATATTTTCACGACAATCAGGGCATATAATTCTGATATTTCGTAGAGCGCCACCGCCGCCTTGCCAGTGCAAGTAATCAGGTTTTTTACATCCTTGTTTGTGTTTGATCATTGAACCCCAAGGAACTTCATCTAGATGTCCATGCGAACAAGCTAGAACAAAGCGTACGGCTTCTTCACGAGATTTAGCCCATACTTCTCCCCATTTGTTTGCCAGAGTTTTTTGGGGACATCTAGGACAGCCAATTAAAGATTGCGGTTGATATCTGTAGAGAATACCGTGATTAGGACATAGTGACCATCTGGGAAAATAATAGGCGTTATATACAAGTCTATTTTCTGGCACTCCTAAATCTGCATTAGATGGAATACGAAAAATTCTTTTGTTATTCAATAGAGTTTGTGAAAGTCGCAAATCTCTAATTTCATAAGTATCTGGATGAATATTTTCAAATAACCCTGAATGGCTAGGCGCAGCTATAACAACTGGTCCATCAGGGGTTTCTAAAATACTACCTGAACCAAAAGTTGTAATGTATTGCGACGGACGAAGAGATTGACCTTTAGCTCCCATAAATTAATTCCCTTGGCTTTGTTGATTAGATCGGATACTACCGAAGCGTGTCATTCCTTCAACCTCACGTAAAGACTGGGGAGCGTTTCGATATACAACTGCAAAGTTTCTTTCTTGATGTTGCTCATCTCCTAAAACAACAGGTAGTGTAGGATCTTTGTCTATGGCATATTCTTCATACACTAAATTATTTTCCTGTTCTGCTACTGTTTGCCAGCGATCAAATCCACTTCTGACTTCACGATCTACTTGATCTTCTGGTGGGCGGCGAGTTTCTACCTGTATTTGCGATCGCCTATTAATCACATTGTTAATTATTTGTAACTCAGCCTTTGAGTTACGAAAAGCTTGCATTAAAGAGGCGTTAGTTTTTGCTGCCCATTCCTGTGAAATTGATACCCCCTGAATCTCTCTGGCTTGTCGCAACAATGCCACCGCTACAGGTCCCATCCCTCGCTCTCTTGCTCTAGCAGCAAAAGGGGTAACTGTAATTGGCTCAACATAACGATAAATTGCCCGATGGTAGCCAGTAAAAAATTCGTAATGATCTAAGTCTCTAGGACGACTGGCTCTAAAGAAAGTAATTACTAACCCTCCTTGAGAGCGCCCAACACGACCTGTAGCTTGAATATAAGATGAAGTTGTTTTTGGTTGACCATTAACAATCATTAAACCTAAGCGATCAATATCAACACCTGTGCCAAACATTG
Encoded proteins:
- a CDS encoding DUF1998 domain-containing protein gives rise to the protein MGAKGQSLRPSQYITTFGSGSILETPDGPVVIAAPSHSGLFENIHPDTYEIRDLRLSQTLLNNKRIFRIPSNADLGVPENRLVYNAYYFPRWSLCPNHGILYRYQPQSLIGCPRCPQKTLANKWGEVWAKSREEAVRFVLACSHGHLDEVPWGSMIKHKQGCKKPDYLHWQGGGGALRNIRIICPDCRENINFSEAYSRKFPCSGRFPEENNRREDCNKPAKIIQRGAANLRVSEIRSALTIPPLDTALHRLLQSRAILGVLVAVPVNSKNLLVQLLDNLVRGQLLDPTIAATIKQYDEPEILGAIDDILGEITNPRELTEATLREDEFSSLRNAACDGAPPQRADKPGGPNQFEVYAENVRYFRLDSGRTLRVTPLSRLRVVMVQIGYTRPIDTGNEENQPTIIPVEYLPANETIAWHPGVELFGEGIFIDVVSDVEQRGVSEHFSLQGNAYSRWLTAYNSADGYRKIKAMPGTKQEYLHPVFVWWHTLSHRLITAFSVDSGYSSAAIRERVYTCTINNKTVGGLLLYTAQSGGDGTLGGLIGLVPHFDRILHSALRNLDACSNDPICIEEEFGEDKVNGAACYACQLISETSCEHRNTLLDRALLLENLP
- a CDS encoding phospholipase D family protein, with the translated sequence MKLQTVVTGLGWMGSGVRSVKSALKEILRDAKNEILLCAYSVTGGADEILGEFEDCLKRGIKFKVVINRFYKQPQDIQEYFINLASTYPYCQVYDFNDAVEELHSKLIVVDRVVALIGSANLSMRGMKQNYELGIIIHDEEVRNIANCFDSLLSFPSVSLINTRFPCSQD
- a CDS encoding DUF3854 domain-containing protein; its protein translation is MTYEHSDATHTFDIRNFSSVLQPAKKGCYICPNCNEPKLTLSNNGKYNCWHCNDTKQIARILTEPEREERRRQREEANRLQATLTHDARKQEWIEFSGIPESITSANLRHTSDSPEIVAQLLGWKYYKGTTGWYVLSCDPITGKRSNNGQFKPDEPIDFPDSEPAKYISFPKKSQSNKGIEAIYLALTLNDWIKISDHTGIPFTEDDIDNTRDDLGFWAWVRNNPEIPIIITEGIKKAACLLGHGWVAICLAGVTCGQRSGKKLLESLTQFIVPGRPIFLAFDADIVEKTPVRRALIQLCQLIKRTDKTSITRIIQWDLALGKGCDDLIVNHKIEAFETAMDEAISYSQWIKEINTQYQESYTGSSNGGGNNNNNNGNSGGGNGGDNSDFNSDNHNPKQNNRESRYERICKSLGLPFEHCVTAGTFDGYVYRTCFEAGEKDWKTIDTAFYRYTGLGYWQNQPDKLLHKIITDAGDRAFKLKLSKEEGWVDSHPYETNNHAESAFKYCRKRLEPIEPLPTNGHMRAFRNCTVDMRTGETMPHSPDHYLTSSISYDYYPNRPCPSVFYQFLCDAYGEDLIPVIRAFTSMFLDPTAPYGVFPHLLGQSGSGKGTLGRLWNSLYGDDGSGSGVFSDIATPEGRHQYLTGKSIFGIPDIGGYVTGLRAFYELVDNGELTGRALFNPTGYQKSFNCRFWVGSVDHLQIENAGDGWERRAYPIPTQGKPAKVDPELRQKLEAVKADIISWALAMPRKERDAILLTPPTNHRIVNLKHDAALYGDSVKSFVDLCLRPTEEQTIMPTHLLHSLYTAYCQAHGYVASGMSKFISHFKNVLTKNFVDRRWGAMKNGLRRMQPAHFTNMEILPGTFVDLASDFQSSNGYQTDSKRSHEPEWKCLKSHCVEGGLMEFEDFWNPQPPDDDPGTDGGGGSPTPPFSPDGGNMDRGGSGSTKNSESTLIHPQTTENQASRDVDQGGSGGSGLLLSHEKSFDEIQKQTENSQPLSSPLIHPDPVAQTTENQCVQGNQSMQQPELSPALKEIAELLMLVETGSDLKAVMQIAAEKGLPENWKKMVWSHLDKNTQAKIKRLKQQQLPTTQAPEAIKLEEKSSPPFPSVDDLVLRKPTPKYPEAQICRIVQITPGGAYTDNRWHISHYAWEKGDYVPYSADSNNGEY
- a CDS encoding DNA cytosine methyltransferase — its product is MFEKTNAIIKVPTVLDLFCGAGGMSLGFQNAGCEILGGIDHNRHAIKTHHKNFPNTKHKFEAIKIESLTDLSQLNIQKDEVDILIGGPPCQVFSVVGIGKMKSLGIDIKTDQRNFLYEHFIRFIEYYAPRCFVVENVNTLQNHWIFNNILRDLEKGLPGKRKNYPGYNIKFKILTASDYGVPQVRKRLFIVGIRKDLNLDFDFPEISTLSPVAVGEAIGDLPELKPKSLALKKKNTAPRQIDTPKSYLSCAKSEYQKLMRSQAFEGETVMNHICRAHNEKDLYIFSIMPQGGKYKDIPDELKRYSDEIFDDKYRRLKWDEPSWTLTAHMQKDCLAYIHPTQTRSISVREAARLQSFPDHFVFDAPMTRMFELVGNSVPPLLAEAIAKPIVEQLQAYYASLENKET